GAATTTAATGATTCCGTTTCGGCAACAGAGGCTGTATTAATGGAACCTATGAGTGTGGGCTTTCATGGAGCCTTTAGTGTACAACCCAAACAAGGTGAAAAAATCGTAATTCTCGGAGCGGGTCCTATTGGTTTATCTGCTGCTGCAGGATTAATAGGGGAAGGCATTAAAGAGGTTTGTGTTGTGGATATTGATCCATGGCGTTTGGATAAAGCCAAAGAATTAGGAGCTTTAACAGTTAATACGACGACTGAATCATTAGCAGAGGGCTTAATTAAACACTTCGGGGAAGTAAATGTTTACGGCGTTAACATGCCAAACGTAGATGCTTTTGTAGACGCAGCGGGTGCTCCGATATTATTTGAACAAGTGATGCAGATTGTAAAGCCACAAGCAAGAATTGCAATCATTGCCGTTTATAAAAATGAAGTACCTATTAGCCTTGCTCAAGTGATGAGTAAAGAAGTTAACATAGTTGGAGCTAGTGGATACACACATGAAGATATTGTAAAGGTTATTGAACATATTAACGACAAGAAAACGAATATCTCTACAATGGTGACACAGTCCTTTAAATTAGAGGATATCCAAGCAGCCTTTGACAAAGCCATTGAAGCTATAGAAACCATTAAAGTCATCGTAGATTTAACTTGATTGTTAGACTGAAAAAAGTTCATGTGGGCGTAAAAGCTCATATGAGCTTTTTTTATTCTAGATGAATAATGACTTTATATAAAATTCAATTCAAATCAAATATGGCATATAACTAGAGTGACGTCGTGATTATACTAAGTACAGAAGTAACAATAATGAAGCAAACGTGGGGGTATGATGGAAATTAAACTTGTTCCAGTAACGTTTGAAGATAAAGCGGTACTGTCTAATCTATATCAACTTTACTATTATGATTTCAGTTTATTTACGGATCAAGATGTGAATCAGCATGGAGAATTCGAGGTGGATATTGATTATTTTTGGGAAGGGGATCATCGATGGAATCCTTATCTGATCGAGATTTCAGGAAACTTAGCTGGATTTGTGGTTGTACTTTTTGAAAACTTAGATAAAGACCCAGATCCAACTCATGTGGTCTATGACTTTATGATTTTGCAGAAATACAGAAGAAATGGAATAGGTACTGCTGCCGCAATAAAAACACTTGATCTATTTAAAGAAGCCAAATGGAAACTAGCTCAAATGGAAAATAATAAACCTGCTATAGCTTTCTGGCGAAAAGTGCTTAAGGATTATACAAAAGATAACTACACAGAACGTTATTTAAGTGATCGCCATAAATACATCCAAGCATTCGATGGGAGGGAGTGAATGAAATGAAGATCACCGTAACATTAACTGACAGCACAACGAAGTTTATGATTAATAATCTCTACCCACTATACTTACACGATCTATCAGAGATATGGGGGAACCTTCCTAATCAATACGGGGTATACGAGGATAATGAAACACAAACGCTGAATGAACAGAATAAAGTCTTCGACATCTGGTGGGAGAAGCCGGGGATTTTATATCCATATTTAATAAAGGAGGATGGAATTCCTGCTGGCTTTGCATTAGTAGCCACACCACCTCATACACCACCAGGGTGTGAATTTTATTTAAACGAATTCTGTATCCTGCGGCCCTTCCGAGGCACGGGAATCGCTGAACATGCGGCTAAGGAGGTTTTTAATCTTCATATTGGAAAATGGGAGCTACAGACGAACCTCACGACTACAAATAGGAGAGCCCAGCATTTTTGGAGAAAGACACTAAAAGAATATACTGGTAATAGCTTTCAAGAAGAATGTAAGAAGTCTTTTGATGATGAATTAAAGATGATTTTTAATTTTAGTAATGGATAAAGCTAATCAAATCGAAATGCGGGAATTATTTCTTCTATTGACTTATAGTGGATTAGGGCTTACAATTAGAAAAAATTATATAACAAAACAAATGCTTTGATGGAGAAAAGTAGTTCAATACCTCTTTACAGGGAGGAAACGCCGGAGATTGAGAGCGTTTCTAGAGAAAAGGGTTGATCGAAGTTCACTCCGGAGCAGTCCCTTGAAACCATTGTTGACAAGTAGAGGTGTACCGGTGTTAACCGTTAAATATTTAAGTGAGAACATTTCTGCTAGTTGTACAGAATAGTTCTAATTTAGGGTGGTACCGCGGCTCCTCGTCCCTTTTCGGACGAGGGGTCTTTTTGTTTCCATTTAGAAGAAATAATTGTATCCATGTAAGGCTCGGTAGCTCAGTCGGTAGAGCATAGGACTGAAAATCCTGGTGTCGGCGGTTCGATCCCGTCCCGAGCCATCTTAATTTTAATAGCAAGGCTCGGTAGCTCAGTTGGTAGAGCATAGGACTGAAAATCCTAGTGTCGGCGGTTCAATCCCGTCCCGAGCCATCTTAATTTTGATAGTAAGCTTTCTATAAAAACAGCCTGTCCGACCATTATGGTTAGACAGGTTGTTTGTTATTTCATCTTAATTTGAGAGGTTTAAGGAGAAGATTAATTATGAAATATGTAAATGCAGATACAGTCTTCCCTATAGAGTTACTACAAGAAATACAGAAATATATAAACGGTGGTATGGTCTACGTTCCAAAGCCTGAAGAATTACATGTAAAATGGGGTGAGAAGTCAGGGAGTAGAAAATATTTGGAATCAAGAAATATTGAGATCTGCCTGAGGTTTGCTGCTGGTGCAACCGTCGACCAGCTCTCAGGTGAATACTGTCTTTCTAAAGATAGTATTAAGAAAATTGTTTATACTAAAAAATAGCCGGTCAACCGAAGGGTTGACCGGCTATTACATTTATTTGAGACGTTAACTCGCAAATATATGCTTACCAATTTTTAAGTTCTGAGGACGAGTCCAGATCCATGCACTAGTAGCTGTATCTGGATTGAAATAATAGATCGAATTGTTTGTTGGGTCCCAACCTCGGACAGCATCAAGAGCAGCTAAATAGGCAGTCCGGTTTGGAGTAAGCCAGTATTGACCGTCAGATACGGCTGTAAATGCGCCTTTTTGAAATACAACGTTTTTAATATTGTCTGGGAATTGACTAGATTGTATGCGATTCATAACTACAGCACCAACTGCGACTTGTCCTTTATAAGGCTCACCACGCGATTCACTGTAGATTACTTTCGCCAAAATATCCATTTCCTCAATATTAAGCGTGTATTTTTTTAGAGCATTCCAAGTTTTTGTACCAGTAACTCCATCGGCACTTAATCCGTAGGCCTTTTGAAATTTAGCAACGGCAGCTTTCGTTTGTGATCCATATACACCATCTAAAGGATGAGTATAGAAATTCAGAGTTTTTAATCGATACTGAAGATCCCACACATCTCCAGAAGAGCTCCCTACGGTTAATATCGGAGCAGCACTAGCAGAACCGATCATAGTAGCCATACTTACCAGACCCAAAAGAAGCAATAAAGTGAATATTTTAGTCTTCATTGTAGTAGCCTCCTTTCAGAAAACATTATAAATAACCTTCAATAACTGAAACAACACTCATTTATTGGTAATCTAATAATCCATTGTACATTTTCGAAAATACTTCATTAGGTTTGTGATCCTATGAAATGGGTAAATAAATAATCAGAGGCACATCAACTTCGGAGGTTTTATATATGAAAAAGCAATTATATCTATTCATAATCGTAGCCGCACTCACTCTAAGCGCATGTGGTAATGATAATAGTTATGGCAATAAGATAATGGAAAATTCCTCACACTCTAGTTCAAGTGACATACCCGAAAATTTGAAGGTGTCAGAGAATCCTACTTTTAAAATAGGAAGTAAAGCGATTCTCCAAGCGGACCATATGGAAGGTATGAAGGGGGCTACTGCAACAATAGTTGGAGCTTTTGACACCACAGCGTATATCGTTTCTTATAGACCTACAACAGGCGGATTTCCAGTTACAAATCACAAGTGGATT
This Paenibacillus sp. FSL R5-0345 DNA region includes the following protein-coding sequences:
- a CDS encoding YdhK family protein; this encodes MKKQLYLFIIVAALTLSACGNDNSYGNKIMENSSHSSSSDIPENLKVSENPTFKIGSKAILQADHMEGMKGATATIVGAFDTTAYIVSYRPTTGGFPVTNHKWIIHEEIRKAADKPYESGSEVVMEADHMKDMKGATAQINSAEHTTVYMIDYTPTTGGDKVKNHKWVTEDELSAIK
- a CDS encoding GNAT family N-acetyltransferase, with amino-acid sequence MKITVTLTDSTTKFMINNLYPLYLHDLSEIWGNLPNQYGVYEDNETQTLNEQNKVFDIWWEKPGILYPYLIKEDGIPAGFALVATPPHTPPGCEFYLNEFCILRPFRGTGIAEHAAKEVFNLHIGKWELQTNLTTTNRRAQHFWRKTLKEYTGNSFQEECKKSFDDELKMIFNFSNG
- a CDS encoding GNAT family N-acetyltransferase — its product is MEIKLVPVTFEDKAVLSNLYQLYYYDFSLFTDQDVNQHGEFEVDIDYFWEGDHRWNPYLIEISGNLAGFVVVLFENLDKDPDPTHVVYDFMILQKYRRNGIGTAAAIKTLDLFKEAKWKLAQMENNKPAIAFWRKVLKDYTKDNYTERYLSDRHKYIQAFDGRE
- a CDS encoding zinc-dependent alcohol dehydrogenase — protein: MMKVGIYHGKNSVRIEERPIPEVGPKDALVRILAGGICGTDINIVKAGSEMGIRFGSEFGHEMFGEIVKFGSEVEKNLNVGMRVGVNPITAKRAGRRYSLEVGAFSQYVLIEDAALNYNLYEFNDSVSATEAVLMEPMSVGFHGAFSVQPKQGEKIVILGAGPIGLSAAAGLIGEGIKEVCVVDIDPWRLDKAKELGALTVNTTTESLAEGLIKHFGEVNVYGVNMPNVDAFVDAAGAPILFEQVMQIVKPQARIAIIAVYKNEVPISLAQVMSKEVNIVGASGYTHEDIVKVIEHINDKKTNISTMVTQSFKLEDIQAAFDKAIEAIETIKVIVDLT
- the sleB gene encoding spore cortex-lytic enzyme gives rise to the protein MKTKIFTLLLLLGLVSMATMIGSASAAPILTVGSSSGDVWDLQYRLKTLNFYTHPLDGVYGSQTKAAVAKFQKAYGLSADGVTGTKTWNALKKYTLNIEEMDILAKVIYSESRGEPYKGQVAVGAVVMNRIQSSQFPDNIKNVVFQKGAFTAVSDGQYWLTPNRTAYLAALDAVRGWDPTNNSIYYFNPDTATSAWIWTRPQNLKIGKHIFAS
- a CDS encoding CD3324 family protein, whose translation is MKYVNADTVFPIELLQEIQKYINGGMVYVPKPEELHVKWGEKSGSRKYLESRNIEICLRFAAGATVDQLSGEYCLSKDSIKKIVYTKK